A region from the Benincasa hispida cultivar B227 chromosome 12, ASM972705v1, whole genome shotgun sequence genome encodes:
- the LOC120068195 gene encoding purple acid phosphatase 15 isoform X2 codes for MGLFPFAVLLLSSLFLLRFSSVYGRIPTTVEGPFKPVTVPLDKSFRGMAEDLPETDPRVQKNGGQFEPEQISVSLSADYDSVWISWITGDFQIGDDIQPLDPERVASIVTYGEFRMPMNNQAEGYSLIYNQLYPFEGLRNYTSGIIHHVRLTGLEPDTLYQYQCGDPSVAEEMSDVYYFRTMPVSGPKSYPNRIAVVGDLGLTYNTTSTVNNILSNHPDLVLLIGDVSYANLYLTNGTGSDCYSCSFPKTPIHETYQPRWDYWGRYMQPLVSKVPLMVVEGNHEIEPQAENQTFAAYSSRFSFPSEESNSYSTFYYSFNAGGIHFIMLGAYISYEKSSDQYKWLEQDLAKVDRKVTPWLIATWHPPWYSTYTAHYREAECMKVAMEDLLYKYKVDIVFNGHVHAYERSNRVYDYTLDRCGPVYITVGDGGNREKMAIEHADEPGNCPDPSSTPDEYMGGFCAFNFTSGPAEGKFCWDQQPDYSAYRESSFGHGILEVKNETHALWTWHRNQDSYKSVGDIIYIVRQPEICVIEQKVPTQ; via the exons ATGGGTCTCTTCCCATTTGCCGTTCTTTTGCTCTCTTCCTTGTTTCTTTTGAGGTTTTCTTCGGTTTATGGAAGAATTCCGACTACCGTTGAAGGGCCGTTTAAGCCTGTGACTGTCCCGCTTGATAAGAGCTTCCGAGGGATGGCCGAGGACTTGCCGGAAACTGATCCCAGAGTTCAGAAAAACGGGGGTCAGTTTGAGCCGGAACAGATTTCTGTTTCTCTTTCTGCAGATTATGACTCCGTTTGGATTTCCTGGATTACAG GGGACTTTCAAATTGGAGACGACATTCAACCACTAGATCCTGAAAGAGTTGCGAGTATTGTCACGTATGGGGAGTTCAGAATGCCGATGAATAACCAAGCAGAGGGTTATTCCCTTATCTATAATCAACTTTATCCTTTTGAAGGCCTCAGGAACTATACTTCTGGAATTATACACCATGTTCGTCTAACGG GATTGGAGCCTGATACTTTGTACCAATATCAGTGTGGAGACCCTTCAGTTGCAGAAGAAATGAGTGATGTATATTATTTCAGAACTATGCCTGTTTCTGGGCCGAAGAGTTATCCTAATAGAATAGCAGTGGTTGGTGATTTGGGTCTTACATACAACACTACATCAACAGTTAATAATATTTTGAGTAACCATCCTGACCTTGTTCTATTGATTGGGGATGTGAGTTATGCCAACTTATACCTTACAAATGGCACTGGCTCTGATTGTTACTCTTGTTCCTTTCCCAAAACTCCTATTCATGAAACTTATCAGCCTCGTTGGGATTACTGGGGAAG GTATATGCAGCCTCTAGTATCCAAAGTTCCATTAATGGTGGTGGAAGGGAACCATGAGATAGAACCACAAGCTGAAAATCAAACATTTGCAGCTTATAGTTCCCGATTTTCATTCCCATCTGAAGAGAGTAACTCGTATTCGACATTTTACTACTCTTTCAATGCAGGTGGCATTCATTTTATAATGCTTGGTGCCTACATTTCATATGAAAAATCAA GTGATCAATACAAATGGCTAGAGCAAGACCTGGCCAAAGTTGACAGGAAAGTTACTCCATGGTTGATAGCTACATGGCACCCACCCTGGTACAGCACCTACACTGCTCATTATAGAGAAGCAGAGTGCATGAAAGTGGCAATGGAAGACTTGCTCTACAAGTATAAAGTTGACATAGTTTTCAACGGCCAT GTTCATGCCTATGAGAGGTCAAATAGAGTATATGACTACACTTTGGATCGTTGTGGTCCTGTCTACATAACAGTAGGTGATGGAGGTAACCGAGAGAAAATGGCAATTGAACATGCTGATGAACCTGGGAACTGTCCAGACCCATCCTCGACACCAGATGAATACATGGGCGGCTTCTGTGCATTCAATTTCACATCAGGCCCAGCTGAAGGAAAATTCTGCTGGGATCAGCAACCTGATTACAGTGCATATCGTGAAAGTAGTTTTGGCCATGGCATTTTGGAG GTGAAAAATGAAACTCATGCGTTATGGACTTGGCATCGAAATCAGGACTCATATAAATCAGTTGGGGATATAATCTACATTGTACGACAACCAGAAATTTGTGTAATTGAGCAGAAG GTTCCTACTCAATGA
- the LOC120068195 gene encoding purple acid phosphatase 15 isoform X1 — MGLFPFAVLLLSSLFLLRFSSVYGRIPTTVEGPFKPVTVPLDKSFRGMAEDLPETDPRVQKNGGQFEPEQISVSLSADYDSVWISWITGDFQIGDDIQPLDPERVASIVTYGEFRMPMNNQAEGYSLIYNQLYPFEGLRNYTSGIIHHVRLTGLEPDTLYQYQCGDPSVAEEMSDVYYFRTMPVSGPKSYPNRIAVVGDLGLTYNTTSTVNNILSNHPDLVLLIGDVSYANLYLTNGTGSDCYSCSFPKTPIHETYQPRWDYWGRYMQPLVSKVPLMVVEGNHEIEPQAENQTFAAYSSRFSFPSEESNSYSTFYYSFNAGGIHFIMLGAYISYEKSSDQYKWLEQDLAKVDRKVTPWLIATWHPPWYSTYTAHYREAECMKVAMEDLLYKYKVDIVFNGHVHAYERSNRVYDYTLDRCGPVYITVGDGGNREKMAIEHADEPGNCPDPSSTPDEYMGGFCAFNFTSGPAEGKFCWDQQPDYSAYRESSFGHGILEVKNETHALWTWHRNQDSYKSVGDIIYIVRQPEICVIEQKVHTYRHGKQGDM, encoded by the exons ATGGGTCTCTTCCCATTTGCCGTTCTTTTGCTCTCTTCCTTGTTTCTTTTGAGGTTTTCTTCGGTTTATGGAAGAATTCCGACTACCGTTGAAGGGCCGTTTAAGCCTGTGACTGTCCCGCTTGATAAGAGCTTCCGAGGGATGGCCGAGGACTTGCCGGAAACTGATCCCAGAGTTCAGAAAAACGGGGGTCAGTTTGAGCCGGAACAGATTTCTGTTTCTCTTTCTGCAGATTATGACTCCGTTTGGATTTCCTGGATTACAG GGGACTTTCAAATTGGAGACGACATTCAACCACTAGATCCTGAAAGAGTTGCGAGTATTGTCACGTATGGGGAGTTCAGAATGCCGATGAATAACCAAGCAGAGGGTTATTCCCTTATCTATAATCAACTTTATCCTTTTGAAGGCCTCAGGAACTATACTTCTGGAATTATACACCATGTTCGTCTAACGG GATTGGAGCCTGATACTTTGTACCAATATCAGTGTGGAGACCCTTCAGTTGCAGAAGAAATGAGTGATGTATATTATTTCAGAACTATGCCTGTTTCTGGGCCGAAGAGTTATCCTAATAGAATAGCAGTGGTTGGTGATTTGGGTCTTACATACAACACTACATCAACAGTTAATAATATTTTGAGTAACCATCCTGACCTTGTTCTATTGATTGGGGATGTGAGTTATGCCAACTTATACCTTACAAATGGCACTGGCTCTGATTGTTACTCTTGTTCCTTTCCCAAAACTCCTATTCATGAAACTTATCAGCCTCGTTGGGATTACTGGGGAAG GTATATGCAGCCTCTAGTATCCAAAGTTCCATTAATGGTGGTGGAAGGGAACCATGAGATAGAACCACAAGCTGAAAATCAAACATTTGCAGCTTATAGTTCCCGATTTTCATTCCCATCTGAAGAGAGTAACTCGTATTCGACATTTTACTACTCTTTCAATGCAGGTGGCATTCATTTTATAATGCTTGGTGCCTACATTTCATATGAAAAATCAA GTGATCAATACAAATGGCTAGAGCAAGACCTGGCCAAAGTTGACAGGAAAGTTACTCCATGGTTGATAGCTACATGGCACCCACCCTGGTACAGCACCTACACTGCTCATTATAGAGAAGCAGAGTGCATGAAAGTGGCAATGGAAGACTTGCTCTACAAGTATAAAGTTGACATAGTTTTCAACGGCCAT GTTCATGCCTATGAGAGGTCAAATAGAGTATATGACTACACTTTGGATCGTTGTGGTCCTGTCTACATAACAGTAGGTGATGGAGGTAACCGAGAGAAAATGGCAATTGAACATGCTGATGAACCTGGGAACTGTCCAGACCCATCCTCGACACCAGATGAATACATGGGCGGCTTCTGTGCATTCAATTTCACATCAGGCCCAGCTGAAGGAAAATTCTGCTGGGATCAGCAACCTGATTACAGTGCATATCGTGAAAGTAGTTTTGGCCATGGCATTTTGGAG GTGAAAAATGAAACTCATGCGTTATGGACTTGGCATCGAAATCAGGACTCATATAAATCAGTTGGGGATATAATCTACATTGTACGACAACCAGAAATTTGTGTAATTGAGCAGAAGGTACATACATACAGACATGGAAAACAAGGAGATATGTGA
- the LOC120068196 gene encoding PLASMODESMATA CALLOSE-BINDING PROTEIN 3 yields MSLCVSTQAIPSQTLCFFFLSQMATLVFSHSFLLFFFLIGTSAVDGAYWCVARSDASYEALQAALDYACATGADCNPILLNGLCFLPNTIQAHASYAFNSFFQRKAMAPGSCDFAGSATIAQSDPSYGSCVYPSSTSAAGGAITPSPPTNTSPTITVPATTTPSFNNGGTSDTNGLNPVYNPTSTSSPTNSRASSSFTVPKLLVLVLFSIAISLPS; encoded by the exons ATGTCATTGTGTGTTTCCACACAAGCCATTCCATCCCAAACCCtctgtttctttttcctttcccaAATGGCCACACTTGTTTTCTCCCACTccttcctcctcttctttttcCTCATCGGAACCTCCGCCGTTGACGGCGCGTACTGGTGCGTGGCCCGTAGCGACGCCAGCTACGAAGCCCTCCAAGCCGCCCTCGACTACGCCTGCGCCACCGGCGCCGACTGTAATCCCATTCTGTTGAACGGACTCTGTTTCCTCCCCAACACCATCCAAGCCCACGCCTCCTACGCCTTCAACAGCTTCTTCCAGCGCAAGGCTATGGCTCCCGGCTCCTGTGACTTCGCCGGCTCCGCCACCATCGCCCAGAGCGACCCAA GTTATGGATCTTGTGTTTATCCATCTTCCACGAG TGCTGCAGGAGGAGCAATCACACCGAGCCCTCCCACAAACACAAGCCCGACAATAACGGTGCCAGCTACAACCACACCAAGCTTCAACAATGGTGGTACCAGTGACACGAATGGACTAAATCCAGTATACAATCCGACATCAACCTCGTCTCCAACCAACTCGAGAGCGTCTTCGAGTTTTACGGTCCCGAAACTCTTAGTCTTAGTCTTGTTTTCAATTGCTATCTCACTCCCTTCATAA
- the LOC120068457 gene encoding small EDRK-rich factor 2: MTRGNQREKDRERSQARNSGKGKTKDDGLTPEQRRERDAKALQEKAAKKAAQAASGGNSSGGKSSTKK, translated from the exons ATGACTC GCGGAAACCAGAGGGAGAAGGACCGAGAGAGGTCTCAGGCTCGCAACTCTGGCAAGGGTAAAACCAAGGACGATGGTTTGACCCCCGAGCAGCGCCGTGAAAG GGATGCTAAGGCGTTGCAAGAGAAGGCGGCGAAGAAGGCGGCTCAGGCGGCATCGGGAGGTAATTCATCCGGAGGTAAAAGTAGCACTAAAAAGTAA